In a single window of the Thermostichus vulcanus str. 'Rupite' genome:
- a CDS encoding competence/damage-inducible protein A codes for MIPSQTVTPQGAEILCIGTELLLGEITNTNAQYLATELAHLGIPHHYQTVVGDNEARIHHALEVACGRANLILTTGGLGPTPDDLTHEALASFFGVKMVEHPQVWEEIVQKYGQRGIVPSPSNRKQAFLPEGAAVLPNPIGSACGLIWQPRPNLHILTFPGVPREMCRMWQDTAVPYLRSVGWGQEVFHSQVLRHWGISESTLAERVGSLLAGSNPTVAPYASQGEVRLRITGRAPTREQAQALIAPVVEQILHIAGEDYFGSDEATLASVVGDLLLKRGQTLAVAESCTGGLLGQLLTGIPGSSRYFLGGIIAYDNRIKTQLLGVKPETLQQYGAVSEPVATQMALGAKQTLSSDWALSITGIAGPEGGTATKPVGLVYLGLADPEGKTEVYEYQFGTLRGREGIRWWSAQTALDRLRRRLLKR; via the coding sequence ATGATCCCATCGCAAACCGTCACTCCCCAGGGGGCTGAGATCCTCTGTATTGGGACGGAGTTGCTCTTGGGGGAAATCACCAATACCAACGCCCAGTACCTGGCAACCGAACTGGCGCATCTGGGGATCCCTCATCATTACCAAACAGTGGTGGGGGATAACGAGGCTCGCATTCACCACGCGCTAGAGGTAGCCTGTGGCCGTGCCAACCTGATTTTGACCACAGGCGGTTTGGGGCCAACGCCAGATGATCTCACTCATGAGGCACTCGCCTCCTTCTTTGGGGTGAAGATGGTGGAGCACCCGCAGGTGTGGGAAGAGATTGTGCAAAAGTACGGGCAGCGGGGGATTGTGCCCTCGCCTAGCAATCGCAAGCAAGCCTTTTTACCCGAGGGAGCGGCGGTATTGCCCAATCCCATCGGTAGTGCCTGTGGCCTCATTTGGCAACCGAGGCCGAATCTGCACATTCTCACCTTTCCAGGGGTGCCGCGAGAAATGTGCAGAATGTGGCAGGATACTGCCGTGCCCTATTTGCGCTCGGTCGGCTGGGGGCAAGAGGTCTTTCACAGCCAGGTGTTGCGCCATTGGGGCATTTCCGAATCTACCTTGGCGGAACGGGTGGGATCCCTGTTGGCGGGCAGCAACCCAACGGTAGCCCCCTATGCCAGCCAGGGGGAGGTGCGCCTACGAATAACCGGACGGGCCCCCACTCGTGAGCAAGCCCAAGCATTGATCGCCCCGGTGGTGGAGCAGATTTTACACATTGCTGGGGAAGATTACTTCGGCAGCGACGAAGCCACGTTAGCCAGTGTGGTCGGGGACTTATTGCTCAAACGGGGGCAAACCCTGGCGGTGGCGGAATCCTGCACAGGCGGGTTGCTAGGGCAGTTGCTCACTGGGATCCCGGGCAGCTCCCGCTATTTTCTTGGGGGAATCATCGCCTATGACAACCGCATCAAAACCCAACTGTTGGGGGTGAAGCCAGAAACTCTACAGCAGTACGGGGCCGTCAGCGAGCCGGTGGCTACCCAAATGGCCTTGGGGGCCAAACAGACCCTCAGTTCGGATTGGGCCTTGAGCATTACGGGTATTGCCGGGCCGGAGGGAGGAACAGCCACCAAGCCAGTGGGCCTGGTGTACTTGGGGTTGGCGGATCCCGAGGGGAAGACAGAGGTGTACGAGTATCAGTTCGGCACCCTCCGTGGTCGAGAAGGGATCCGCTGGTGGAGCGCCCAAACCGCTCTGGATCGGTTACGGCGGCGCCTGCTAAAGCGCTGA
- a CDS encoding LysM peptidoglycan-binding domain-containing protein, whose product MLAEWAVQVAQGVAGVTEVDITGLQVTPASTQPTEEIYTVKSGDTLSAIVQRF is encoded by the coding sequence ATGCTAGCGGAGTGGGCGGTACAGGTGGCCCAAGGTGTGGCTGGAGTTACAGAGGTGGACATTACAGGTTTACAGGTCACACCTGCCTCAACTCAACCCACAGAGGAGATCTACACCGTTAAATCTGGGGATACTCTCTCTGCTATTGTTCAGCGCTTCTAG
- a CDS encoding peroxiredoxin: MSLRLGDTVPNFTQQSTHGEIDFYSWAGDSWVVLFSHPADYTPVCTTELGTVAKLKPEFDKRGVKVIALSVDDVESHVGWTKDIEETQNTTLNYPILADADRKVSQLYDMLDQTNINKEGLPLTVRSVFIIDPNKKLRLTLTYPASTGRNFDELLRVIDSLQLTDNYSVATPADWKDGDDVVIAPSLKDPEVLKQKFPKGYKEVKPYLRLTPQPNK, encoded by the coding sequence ATGTCCCTCCGACTTGGCGATACTGTTCCTAATTTCACTCAACAGTCCACCCACGGTGAAATCGACTTCTACTCCTGGGCGGGAGATAGCTGGGTAGTGCTGTTCTCTCACCCCGCTGACTATACCCCTGTCTGCACGACTGAGCTGGGCACGGTGGCCAAGCTCAAGCCCGAATTTGATAAGCGCGGCGTCAAAGTGATCGCTCTCAGTGTAGATGATGTGGAGTCCCATGTGGGCTGGACAAAAGATATCGAAGAAACCCAAAACACCACCCTCAACTACCCAATTTTGGCAGATGCGGACCGTAAGGTTTCCCAGCTGTACGACATGCTGGATCAAACCAACATCAATAAAGAAGGGTTGCCCCTGACGGTGCGGTCGGTGTTCATTATCGATCCCAACAAGAAGCTGCGCTTAACCCTCACCTATCCTGCTAGCACGGGCCGTAATTTCGATGAGTTACTGCGGGTGATCGACTCGTTGCAACTGACGGATAATTACAGTGTTGCTACCCCTGCTGACTGGAAAGATGGGGATGATGTGGTGATTGCCCCTTCCTTGAAAGATCCAGAAGTGCTGAAGCAAAAATTCCCGAAAGGCTACAAGGAAGTGAAGCCCTATCTGCGGCTCACGCCCCAGCCGAATAAGTAG